The Nocardia sp. NBC_01329 sequence GGTGACTTCCCCGATCCGCTTCAGGCGATAGCGCACAGTATTTGGATGAACGTACAGTTGACGGGCGCACATCTCGACCGCGCCGCCGCATTCCAGGTAGGCATCCAGGGTGTCCGCCAGGGCAGAACCGGCAGAAGCCAACGGAAGGACAAGGTACTCGACGAGAGCGTCGACCGCAGCTCGGTCGCCGAGCAACGCCCGTTCCGGCAGTAGTTCGATGGCGTGGACCGGGCGCGGTGCCTCCCGCCAACCGATCACCGCCTCCATGCCCGCCAGCGCCTCCAGGGCGCTGCTGTGCGCGGCACCCAGCGTGCGGGTGGTCGGTCCGATCACCACCGGACCGTCGGAAAACGCCTCGATGAGCAGATCCGCCATGAACGGTGAGGTGTGCAGGGTGTCGCCCAGCGGGCCGCTCACCACCATCACCAGCCGCGCGCCCTGGACCACCGCCAGTGCGGCCCGTCCGTGCCGGGCCGCGATCGTATGCACCGCGCCGACCACCGAGACGCCCTGATCCCGCGGCGGGGTCCCCACCAGCACCGTGGCAGGCGCGGTGGCGTCCCAGTTCAAGGTGGCCGCCCGCGACAGCATGTCGGGACCGGTGTCACCCCGCACCACCGCGTCCACCACAAGCGCTTCCAGGCGGGTATCCCAGGCGCCCCGGGATTCGGCCGCGCTGGCATACACCGAGGCGGCCGCGAAACCGAGCTCACGCCCGTATCGCAGTACCGCCTCGGTGAGCGCCACCAGCTGGCGGTCGTTGCGCGCCAGTGCGGGCAGCCATTGTTCGAAGAAATCCATGGCGACCCGCACCATGTCCACGGTCTGGCGCAGCGTCAGCCGCCGCGCCAGATCCTGCGGAAACACCTGGAAAGCGTCCAGGCTGAACCGGATATCACTGTCCGGATCCTGTAGCCACTCCAGGAAGGTGACCACCGCGGTCTGCACCAGCATCTGGACGCCGGCGCGCTGCGCGGCGTCCAGATCGGCGAAGAACGGCAACCGGTCCTGCATCGACCCCACGGCCTCGGTGGACAACCGGCCGGAGAATTGCTTGACACGCTTGAGCAGTGTGTCCGGCAAGGGATCGCGGTTCTGCCGATTCGGCGACAGCGCGCCGGTCGGCAGAAACACCTCGTGCTCGTTGGAGCCCTCGGTGACCCGGCGGGGACGCGGTGGTCTGCGTTCGATCATCGAACCGCCGTCACTCCGCGTCTCCGGCACCGCCGGCAGTGAACGCCGGAGCGGCGGAAACATCGTCTATCCGGTACCGGGCGGCGGCCTCGGCGGCCTTCGCCGGATCCAGCTTGCCGA is a genomic window containing:
- a CDS encoding PucR family transcriptional regulator; amino-acid sequence: MIERRPPRPRRVTEGSNEHEVFLPTGALSPNRQNRDPLPDTLLKRVKQFSGRLSTEAVGSMQDRLPFFADLDAAQRAGVQMLVQTAVVTFLEWLQDPDSDIRFSLDAFQVFPQDLARRLTLRQTVDMVRVAMDFFEQWLPALARNDRQLVALTEAVLRYGRELGFAAASVYASAAESRGAWDTRLEALVVDAVVRGDTGPDMLSRAATLNWDATAPATVLVGTPPRDQGVSVVGAVHTIAARHGRAALAVVQGARLVMVVSGPLGDTLHTSPFMADLLIEAFSDGPVVIGPTTRTLGAAHSSALEALAGMEAVIGWREAPRPVHAIELLPERALLGDRAAVDALVEYLVLPLASAGSALADTLDAYLECGGAVEMCARQLYVHPNTVRYRLKRIGEVTGRDPLNARDAYVLRIAASVGRLTRTRNESSTSAPDDSFVPADKDGL